One window of Curtobacterium sp. 458 genomic DNA carries:
- a CDS encoding zinc-binding dehydrogenase, with protein MRAVVHHEFGEPADVLTAEERPVPTPGAGEVLVRTVLSPIHNHDLWTIRGTYGFKPELPAASGTEALGVVEALGEGVTNLSVGQRVAGGTFGVWAEYYVANAAGLVPVPDAMTDEDAAQLVSMPFSAISLLHSLDLHEGDWLIQNAANGAVGRMVAQLGKARGINVIGLVRRAAGVEELREQGIDRIVATDADDWQDQVRAITGGAPIIAGVESVGGKAAGDIASVMGENGTLVVFGAMASPTLEIPSGKVIFGQLTVKGFWGAVVSKTMDAPLKQQLFGELISRVLDGSLTLPVSEVFPFEEARAAARASDTAGRVGKVLLRP; from the coding sequence ATGCGCGCCGTCGTCCACCACGAGTTCGGCGAGCCCGCCGACGTGCTGACCGCCGAGGAGCGCCCGGTCCCCACCCCGGGCGCCGGCGAGGTCCTCGTCCGCACCGTCCTCTCCCCGATCCACAACCACGACCTGTGGACCATCCGCGGCACGTACGGCTTCAAGCCCGAGCTCCCCGCGGCCTCCGGCACCGAGGCGCTCGGCGTCGTCGAGGCGCTCGGCGAGGGCGTCACGAACCTGTCGGTCGGCCAGCGCGTCGCCGGTGGCACCTTCGGCGTCTGGGCCGAGTACTACGTCGCGAACGCCGCGGGTCTCGTGCCGGTGCCGGACGCGATGACCGACGAGGACGCCGCGCAGCTCGTCTCGATGCCGTTCAGCGCCATCAGCCTGCTCCACTCGCTCGACCTGCACGAGGGCGACTGGCTCATCCAGAACGCCGCGAACGGTGCGGTCGGCCGCATGGTCGCGCAGCTCGGCAAGGCCCGCGGCATCAACGTCATCGGGCTCGTCCGTCGCGCCGCCGGTGTCGAGGAGCTCCGCGAGCAGGGCATCGACCGCATCGTCGCCACGGACGCGGACGACTGGCAGGACCAGGTCCGCGCGATCACCGGCGGCGCCCCGATCATCGCGGGCGTCGAGTCCGTCGGCGGCAAGGCCGCCGGTGACATCGCCTCGGTGATGGGCGAGAACGGCACCCTCGTCGTGTTCGGCGCGATGGCCTCCCCCACCCTCGAGATCCCGTCGGGCAAGGTCATCTTCGGCCAGCTCACGGTCAAGGGCTTCTGGGGCGCGGTCGTCAGCAAGACCATGGACGCGCCGCTCAAGCAGCAGCTCTTCGGCGAGCTCATCTCGCGCGTGCTCGACGGTTCGCTGACCCTCCCGGTCTCGGAGGTCTTCCCGTTCGAGGAGGCCCGCGCCGCGGCGCGCGCCAGCGACACCGCCGGCCGCGTCGGCAAGGTGCTCCTGCGCCCGTAG
- a CDS encoding organic hydroperoxide resistance protein: MEALYTAEALSTGAGRDGRVATSDGSFALDLAIPKEMGGSGNGTNPEQLFAAGYAACFHSALQGVARAQKVKITDSSVGGRVQIGPNGDGGYQLAVLLEVVLPGLEHDQAQALADAAHQVCPYSNATRGNIDVTITVSED, translated from the coding sequence ATGGAAGCCCTCTACACCGCCGAGGCCCTCTCCACCGGTGCCGGCCGCGACGGCCGTGTCGCGACCAGCGACGGCTCGTTCGCGCTCGACCTCGCGATCCCGAAGGAGATGGGCGGCTCGGGCAACGGGACGAACCCGGAGCAGCTGTTCGCCGCCGGGTACGCCGCCTGCTTCCACTCCGCACTCCAGGGTGTCGCGCGTGCGCAGAAGGTGAAGATCACGGACTCGTCCGTCGGCGGCCGCGTGCAGATCGGCCCGAACGGCGACGGTGGCTACCAGCTCGCCGTGCTGCTCGAGGTCGTGCTGCCCGGACTCGAGCACGACCAGGCCCAGGCCCTCGCGGACGCCGCGCACCAGGTGTGCCCGTACTCGAACGCCACCCGCGGCAACATCGACGTCACCATCACCGTCTCGGAGGACTGA
- a CDS encoding MarR family transcriptional regulator encodes MPVTDEMVCFSLYAASRATTQAYRTMLEPWGLTYPQYLVLVTLWIEGDQTVSSLGDHLQLDSGTLSPLLRRMEQADLVRRERRSTDERVVTVTLGDRGRTIRPELAHVPARIAQGMGLPDEQAALELIGTLQRLTATMHAAAEPRADEPSGAALQQH; translated from the coding sequence ATGCCCGTGACCGACGAGATGGTGTGCTTCTCCCTCTACGCCGCCTCCCGCGCGACGACCCAGGCGTACCGCACGATGCTCGAGCCCTGGGGCCTGACGTACCCGCAGTACCTCGTGCTGGTCACCCTCTGGATCGAGGGCGACCAGACCGTCTCGTCCCTCGGCGACCACCTGCAGCTCGACTCCGGCACCCTGTCGCCGCTCCTGCGCCGCATGGAGCAGGCCGACCTCGTCCGCCGCGAGCGACGGAGCACCGACGAGCGCGTCGTCACCGTCACGCTCGGTGACCGCGGGCGCACGATCCGTCCCGAACTCGCGCACGTCCCCGCCCGCATCGCACAGGGCATGGGGCTGCCGGACGAGCAGGCCGCGCTCGAGCTCATCGGCACGCTCCAGCGCCTCACCGCCACCATGCACGCCGCAGCCGAGCCCCGGGCCGACGAGCCCTCCGGCGCGGCGCTGCAGCAGCACTGA
- a CDS encoding DHA2 family efflux MFS transporter permease subunit — MSTPHPRAVEDPAAIDRRRWAGLVVISIAVSLIIVDSTIVNVAIPSIVRDLDIGSTAVQWVQESYTLVFAALLLVFGSLADRLGRRLLMVTGVAVFAAASVLAALAPSGELLVLARIVQGVGGAMVLPTTLSLVNANFTGRERGIAFAVWGSTIGGMVAVGPLLGGWLTTAFSWRWAFGINIPLGVAIVVCAFLFVRESRDAVHAGRIDVVGAVLSVLTSASLVFGLIEGRTYGWWTNAERLRIGDWSWPGPLSPIPYAFGLTVVAGVLFVLWTLRRQRSGRSTLIALDLFGIASFRGGSIAALIVSLGEFGIILSLPLWLQNVLGYSALQTGFVLLALAVGSFVASGFAATAGQRIGALRIVRLGIGAEIVGVAAVGFVVSSSTPWWAIVPCLFVYGFGVGLATAQLTGVVLQDVPVERSGEASGAQSTARQIGSALGIAVLGTVLFTSTNTLLEHRLEDAGTPSATASQVADAVVTSSGGAIAGLREQDPSAADAAAEAFSDGTRAAAWSAAGFLVLGLAATLRLRSRPEDADVTAPDDASATAVATD, encoded by the coding sequence ATGAGCACCCCACACCCCCGCGCCGTCGAGGACCCGGCCGCGATCGACCGCCGGCGCTGGGCCGGCCTCGTCGTGATCAGCATCGCCGTGTCGCTGATCATCGTGGACTCGACCATCGTCAACGTCGCGATCCCGAGCATCGTCCGCGACCTGGACATCGGCTCGACCGCGGTGCAGTGGGTGCAGGAGAGCTACACCCTGGTGTTCGCGGCGCTGCTGCTCGTGTTCGGCTCGCTCGCCGACCGCCTCGGGCGACGGCTCCTCATGGTGACCGGCGTCGCGGTGTTCGCGGCGGCGTCGGTGCTCGCCGCGCTGGCACCGAGCGGGGAGCTGCTCGTGCTCGCCCGCATCGTCCAGGGCGTCGGAGGCGCGATGGTCCTCCCGACGACGCTGTCGCTCGTCAACGCGAACTTCACCGGCCGCGAGCGCGGCATCGCGTTCGCCGTCTGGGGGTCGACGATCGGTGGCATGGTCGCCGTCGGGCCGCTGCTCGGCGGGTGGCTCACGACCGCGTTCTCGTGGCGCTGGGCGTTCGGCATCAACATCCCGCTCGGCGTCGCGATCGTCGTCTGCGCGTTCCTCTTCGTCCGCGAGTCCCGCGACGCCGTGCACGCCGGCCGGATCGACGTCGTCGGGGCGGTGCTCAGCGTGCTCACGAGCGCGTCGCTCGTGTTCGGACTCATCGAGGGGCGGACCTACGGGTGGTGGACGAACGCCGAGCGGCTCCGGATCGGCGACTGGTCGTGGCCCGGCCCGCTCTCCCCCATCCCGTACGCGTTCGGCCTCACCGTGGTCGCCGGCGTGCTGTTCGTGCTCTGGACGCTGCGACGGCAGCGGAGCGGCCGCTCGACACTCATCGCCCTCGACCTGTTCGGCATCGCGTCGTTCCGCGGCGGCTCGATCGCGGCGCTCATCGTGTCGCTCGGCGAGTTCGGCATCATCCTGTCGCTCCCGCTGTGGCTGCAGAACGTGCTCGGCTACTCGGCACTCCAGACCGGGTTCGTGCTGCTCGCCCTCGCCGTCGGGTCCTTCGTGGCGAGCGGGTTCGCCGCCACGGCCGGACAGCGCATCGGCGCCCTCCGGATCGTCCGGCTCGGCATCGGCGCGGAGATCGTCGGCGTCGCCGCGGTCGGGTTCGTCGTGTCGTCGTCGACCCCGTGGTGGGCGATCGTGCCGTGCCTGTTCGTGTACGGCTTCGGCGTCGGCCTCGCCACCGCGCAGCTCACCGGCGTCGTGCTCCAGGACGTCCCGGTCGAGCGGAGCGGTGAGGCCTCCGGCGCACAGAGCACGGCGCGGCAGATCGGGTCCGCGCTCGGCATCGCGGTGCTCGGCACCGTCCTCTTCACCTCGACGAACACGCTGCTCGAACACCGACTGGAGGACGCCGGTACACCGTCCGCGACCGCCTCACAGGTGGCCGACGCGGTCGTGACGTCCTCCGGCGGGGCGATCGCCGGACTCCGCGAGCAGGACCCGTCGGCCGCGGACGCCGCAGCGGAGGCCTTCAGCGACGGAACCCGCGCGGCGGCGTGGTCCGCTGCGGGCTTCCTCGTGCTCGGTCTCGCCGCGACGCTGCGCTTGCGGAGTCGCCCCGAGGACGCGGACGTGACCGCGCCGGACGACGCATCCGCGACCGCCGTCGCGACCGACTGA
- the mvk gene encoding mevalonate kinase, with the protein MTSNHLDHTAAPAAGDTRRTGRAASHGKTILIGEHAVVHGAPALVLPVLDAVVVATVTPVEPDPARVDRGPDTDPATGHLLESAVHTGPLDTAPAAVLPTVTAVTATLRHFGVTDRRFHVRVDSDVPTARGMGSSAAVAAAVTAAVADALGETLDADAHHELIQECERIAHGRPSGLDARGVVADAPVWFEGGRVEPVALGARCTFVVADTGVPGHTREAVASVRDRLERDPVAVRATVDAIGELARAARTALERGDAQALGASMDAAHGLLADLDVSSTDLDRLVTAARGAGALGAKLTGGGRGGCVLALATDDDHADRIAAALRGAGAAATWTTTIGDRA; encoded by the coding sequence ATGACCAGCAACCACCTCGACCACACCGCGGCCCCCGCCGCCGGCGACACCCGCCGCACGGGACGCGCCGCCTCCCACGGCAAGACGATCCTCATCGGGGAGCACGCCGTGGTCCACGGCGCACCCGCACTCGTGTTGCCGGTCCTCGACGCGGTCGTGGTCGCGACGGTCACCCCGGTCGAGCCCGACCCCGCGCGCGTCGACCGCGGCCCCGACACGGACCCCGCGACCGGCCACCTGCTGGAGTCCGCGGTGCACACCGGCCCCCTCGACACCGCGCCCGCGGCCGTCCTGCCGACCGTCACCGCGGTGACCGCGACGCTGCGCCACTTCGGCGTGACCGACCGCCGGTTCCACGTCCGCGTCGACAGCGATGTCCCGACCGCCCGGGGGATGGGGTCGAGTGCCGCGGTCGCCGCCGCCGTCACCGCCGCCGTGGCCGACGCCCTCGGTGAGACCCTCGACGCCGACGCCCACCACGAGCTGATCCAGGAGTGCGAGCGCATCGCCCACGGGCGCCCGTCCGGACTCGACGCGCGCGGGGTCGTCGCGGACGCCCCCGTCTGGTTCGAGGGCGGTCGTGTCGAACCCGTCGCCCTCGGTGCCCGGTGCACCTTCGTCGTCGCGGACACCGGCGTCCCCGGACACACGCGCGAAGCGGTCGCGTCCGTCCGGGACCGTCTCGAGCGCGACCCGGTCGCGGTCCGAGCGACGGTCGATGCGATCGGCGAGCTCGCCCGCGCTGCCCGGACCGCCCTGGAGCGCGGGGACGCCCAGGCGCTCGGTGCGAGCATGGACGCCGCGCACGGGCTGCTCGCCGACCTCGACGTCTCGAGCACCGACCTCGACCGGCTCGTCACCGCGGCACGTGGGGCCGGTGCCCTCGGCGCGAAGCTCACGGGCGGCGGCCGCGGGGGCTGCGTCCTCGCCCTCGCCACCGACGACGACCACGCTGACCGCATCGCGGCAGCCCTGCGCGGCGCAGGTGCCGCAGCCACCTGGACCACCACGATCGGAGACCGCGCATGA
- the mvaD gene encoding diphosphomevalonate decarboxylase has translation MTTATAVAHPNIALVKYWGKADATLALPATGSVSMGLDVFPTTTTVTVGGTADDTLTLNGAVTTDGALVRVTQFLDLVRTLAGSTEHASVVSENTVPTGAGLASSASGFAALATAAAAAYGLDLSERDLSRLARRGSGSATRSIPGGVAVWHAGDDQGSYAETVPAPPMAMVVVTIDAGPKPIGSREAMRRTIATSPFYPAWVTSTTETVTEVLAACAAGDFPRIGELTESNALRMHATIEGAFPPIRYLTARSVAVFDAVAELRAAGLQAYATADAGPNVVVLTTPRDRSAVATALAGHGDVIESGTGPGAHLVRSEGTATTGEAPAPAVVRPEESAE, from the coding sequence ATGACCACCGCAACGGCCGTGGCGCACCCCAACATCGCCCTCGTCAAGTACTGGGGCAAGGCGGACGCGACCCTCGCGCTGCCGGCGACCGGCAGCGTCTCGATGGGGCTCGACGTGTTCCCGACGACCACCACGGTCACGGTCGGCGGGACGGCGGACGACACCCTGACGCTGAACGGCGCCGTCACGACCGACGGTGCGCTGGTGCGGGTCACGCAGTTCCTCGACCTCGTGCGCACGCTCGCCGGGTCGACCGAGCACGCCTCGGTCGTCAGCGAGAACACCGTCCCGACCGGTGCCGGCCTCGCGTCGAGCGCTTCGGGGTTCGCCGCCCTCGCGACCGCCGCCGCTGCCGCGTACGGGCTGGACCTGTCCGAGCGTGACCTGTCCCGGCTCGCCCGCCGGGGTTCCGGGTCGGCCACGCGGTCGATCCCGGGAGGCGTCGCGGTCTGGCACGCCGGTGACGACCAGGGTTCGTACGCCGAGACCGTCCCCGCCCCGCCGATGGCCATGGTCGTGGTGACGATCGACGCCGGTCCGAAGCCGATCGGCTCCCGCGAGGCCATGCGCCGCACCATCGCGACGTCGCCGTTCTACCCGGCCTGGGTGACCTCGACGACGGAGACCGTCACCGAGGTGCTCGCGGCCTGCGCCGCCGGGGACTTCCCCCGCATCGGCGAGCTCACCGAGAGCAACGCCCTCCGCATGCACGCCACGATCGAGGGAGCCTTCCCCCCGATCCGCTACCTGACCGCTCGGAGCGTCGCCGTGTTCGACGCGGTCGCCGAGCTCCGCGCCGCCGGACTGCAGGCGTACGCCACCGCCGACGCGGGCCCGAACGTGGTCGTGCTCACCACACCACGGGACCGGTCCGCCGTCGCCACCGCCCTCGCCGGGCACGGGGACGTCATCGAGTCCGGCACCGGACCAGGCGCGCACCTCGTCCGCTCCGAAGGAACCGCGACGACCGGAGAGGCACCCGCCCCGGCCGTCGTCCGACCGGAGGAGTCCGCCGAGTGA
- a CDS encoding phosphomevalonate kinase, which translates to MIEFRAHGKLFVAGEYAVVEPGQPSVLIALDRAITARVSEGHGSGSVHSEEYGHLPLTWTRAEDGLALDREHHPYDYVMATIDLVEKLRAERGIAPRFHDLRIQSQLDDASGRKFGLGSSAAVTVATVGALDRFYGLGLTQRDRFRVALLATIRVNPRASGGDLAASTFGGWLRYSAPDRELLAAMLQPAPDRGDGSVSGILDDADAWTGFDVQRLPAPTDLRLLVGWTGSPASTMKLVSVVREHRDGGYQAFLDESRACVDDLTTGLQSGDAERTLDALRRARVLLQRLGASVGSQIETERLATLCDVVEQAGGAAKPSGAGGGDCGIALVPADTDLTAIHRAWEAHDIRHLSVAVQAPEGDLDD; encoded by the coding sequence GTGATCGAGTTCCGCGCCCACGGCAAGCTGTTCGTCGCCGGGGAGTACGCCGTCGTCGAGCCCGGGCAGCCGTCCGTGCTCATCGCGCTCGACCGCGCCATCACCGCCCGGGTCAGCGAGGGCCACGGGTCCGGCAGCGTGCACTCGGAAGAGTACGGCCACCTGCCGCTGACGTGGACCCGTGCCGAGGACGGCCTCGCGCTCGACCGGGAGCACCACCCGTACGACTACGTGATGGCGACGATCGACCTCGTCGAGAAGCTCCGCGCCGAGCGGGGGATCGCGCCGCGGTTCCACGACCTCCGGATCCAGAGCCAGCTCGACGACGCGAGCGGCCGGAAGTTCGGGCTCGGTTCGTCCGCCGCGGTCACCGTCGCGACCGTGGGTGCCCTCGACCGTTTCTACGGCCTCGGTCTGACGCAGCGCGACCGGTTCCGCGTGGCGCTGCTGGCGACGATCCGGGTGAACCCCCGGGCCTCCGGCGGTGACCTCGCCGCGAGCACCTTCGGTGGGTGGCTCCGCTACAGTGCCCCGGACCGCGAACTGCTCGCCGCGATGCTGCAGCCCGCTCCCGACCGCGGCGACGGCAGCGTCTCGGGCATCCTCGACGACGCCGACGCCTGGACCGGCTTCGACGTGCAGCGTCTGCCGGCGCCGACCGACCTCCGCCTCCTCGTCGGCTGGACCGGTTCGCCCGCGTCGACCATGAAGCTCGTCAGCGTCGTGCGCGAGCACCGCGACGGCGGGTACCAGGCGTTCCTCGACGAGAGCCGGGCCTGCGTCGACGACCTGACCACGGGCCTCCAGTCCGGCGACGCCGAGCGGACGCTCGACGCGCTCCGACGCGCCCGCGTCCTGCTCCAGCGCCTCGGCGCGTCCGTCGGGTCGCAGATCGAGACCGAACGGCTCGCCACCCTGTGTGACGTCGTCGAGCAGGCCGGCGGGGCGGCGAAACCGTCCGGAGCCGGCGGCGGCGACTGCGGCATCGCGCTCGTCCCGGCGGACACCGACCTCACCGCCATCCACCGCGCCTGGGAGGCGCACGACATCAGGCACCTCAGCGTCGCGGTGCAGGCGCCCGAAGGAGACCTCGATGACTGA
- a CDS encoding hydroxymethylglutaryl-CoA reductase has translation MTDPTTTPIPTKWVGPIRVSGNAVEGEHEVPLATYESPLWPSVGRGARISRLVEGGIVATVVDERMTRSVVVRADSAAAAHVAAGRILARQDELEALVTGQSRFAKLIEVHPEIVGDLLFLRFAFTTGDASGHNMVTQAADKLLPAILSWEPGLRYVSISGNFCTDKKATAVNGIRGRGRNTIAEIVIPGEVVAKRLRSTPERIAELNVAKNLVGSTIAGALRSANAHYANMLLGFYLATGQDAANIVEGSQGITSAEVRGDDLYFATSLPHLIVGTVGNGKGGDLPVVEDALVRLGCREERAPGENARRLAALCAATVLCGELSLLAAQTNPGELMAAHVAMERRGAAAGGAA, from the coding sequence ATGACTGACCCGACCACCACCCCGATCCCGACCAAGTGGGTCGGGCCGATCCGCGTCTCCGGGAACGCGGTCGAGGGTGAGCACGAGGTCCCGCTCGCCACCTACGAGTCGCCGCTGTGGCCGTCCGTCGGCCGCGGGGCGCGCATCTCGCGCTTAGTCGAGGGCGGCATCGTCGCGACCGTCGTCGACGAACGCATGACGCGGTCCGTCGTCGTGCGTGCCGACAGCGCGGCTGCGGCCCACGTCGCGGCCGGTCGCATCCTCGCGCGGCAGGACGAGCTCGAGGCACTCGTGACGGGGCAGAGCCGGTTCGCGAAGCTCATCGAGGTGCACCCCGAGATCGTCGGCGACCTGCTGTTCCTCCGCTTCGCGTTCACCACGGGGGACGCCTCGGGCCACAACATGGTCACGCAGGCGGCCGACAAGCTGCTGCCCGCGATCCTGTCGTGGGAGCCGGGCCTGCGGTACGTCAGCATCTCGGGCAACTTCTGCACCGACAAGAAGGCCACCGCGGTGAACGGCATCCGTGGTCGCGGCCGCAACACCATCGCCGAGATCGTCATCCCGGGGGAGGTCGTCGCGAAGCGTCTGCGCTCCACCCCCGAGCGGATCGCCGAGTTGAACGTCGCGAAGAACCTCGTGGGCTCCACGATCGCCGGCGCCCTGCGCTCCGCGAACGCCCACTACGCCAACATGCTCCTCGGGTTCTACCTCGCCACCGGCCAGGACGCGGCGAACATCGTCGAGGGGTCCCAGGGCATCACGTCCGCGGAGGTCCGCGGCGACGACCTGTACTTCGCGACCTCGCTGCCGCACCTCATCGTCGGCACGGTCGGCAACGGCAAGGGCGGAGACCTGCCCGTCGTCGAGGACGCCCTCGTGCGGCTCGGCTGCCGCGAGGAGCGCGCACCCGGGGAGAACGCCCGCCGCCTGGCCGCCCTGTGCGCGGCGACCGTGCTGTGCGGGGAGCTGTCGCTCCTCGCGGCGCAGACGAACCCGGGAGAACTCATGGCAGCGCACGTCGCGATGGAACGACGCGGCGCGGCAGCAGGAGGTGCAGCATGA
- a CDS encoding hydroxymethylglutaryl-CoA synthase, translating to MTAIGIHDIAIATGHHVLELDDLAERLGVDPAKYHVGIGQDAFSVPAPDEDIVTMGAAAAKEIIDRHGVEGIRTVLFATESGVDQSKAAGVFVHGLLGLPQSVRVVELKQACYGGTAAVQLALGIVARAPHERVLVIAADVARYDVDTAAEPTQGAGAAAVLVTADPDLIEIEPAAGVFTADVDDFWRPNDRSTALVDGRLSVTAYVDAFVGAWDDLVAQGGPGYEDITRWVHHQPFTKMAIKAHRKLAQHVGQPFDDAELAIGFTYNKQTGNTYTASIWIALAALLDLDDDLDGQRIAMFSYGSGSVGELLTGIVRPGYRSHRREGRVRSMLDARVPLTVDAYRELHAAGAATSEDTERPRVTSGPYRFAGVRGGARRYEATTQD from the coding sequence ATGACCGCCATCGGCATCCACGACATCGCGATCGCGACCGGCCACCACGTGCTGGAGCTCGACGACCTCGCCGAGCGGCTCGGCGTCGACCCGGCGAAGTACCACGTCGGCATCGGGCAGGACGCCTTCAGCGTGCCCGCGCCGGACGAGGACATCGTGACGATGGGAGCGGCGGCGGCGAAGGAGATCATCGACCGCCACGGCGTCGAGGGCATCCGGACCGTGCTGTTCGCCACCGAGTCCGGCGTCGACCAGTCGAAGGCCGCCGGCGTGTTCGTGCACGGCCTCCTCGGGCTGCCGCAGTCCGTCCGGGTCGTCGAGCTGAAGCAGGCCTGCTACGGCGGGACGGCCGCCGTGCAGCTCGCCCTCGGGATCGTCGCGCGGGCGCCGCACGAGCGGGTGCTCGTCATCGCCGCCGACGTCGCACGGTACGACGTCGACACGGCGGCCGAGCCCACCCAGGGTGCCGGTGCCGCGGCGGTGCTCGTCACCGCCGACCCCGACCTCATCGAGATCGAACCGGCTGCGGGTGTCTTCACCGCCGACGTCGACGACTTCTGGCGGCCGAACGACCGCTCCACCGCGCTCGTCGACGGTCGCCTGTCGGTCACCGCCTACGTCGACGCGTTCGTCGGGGCCTGGGACGACCTCGTGGCGCAGGGTGGACCCGGCTACGAGGACATCACGCGCTGGGTGCACCACCAGCCGTTCACGAAGATGGCGATCAAGGCGCACCGGAAGCTCGCGCAGCACGTCGGGCAGCCGTTCGACGACGCCGAGCTCGCGATCGGCTTCACGTACAACAAGCAGACCGGCAACACGTACACGGCGTCGATCTGGATCGCCCTCGCGGCGCTGCTCGACCTCGACGACGACCTCGACGGGCAGCGGATCGCGATGTTCAGCTACGGCTCGGGCAGCGTCGGCGAACTCCTGACCGGCATCGTCCGGCCCGGGTACCGCTCGCACCGCCGGGAGGGCCGCGTCCGGTCGATGCTCGACGCCCGCGTCCCGCTGACGGTCGACGCGTACCGGGAGCTCCACGCCGCGGGTGCCGCGACGAGTGAGGACACCGAGCGGCCGCGGGTCACGAGCGGGCCGTACCGGTTCGCCGGGGTCCGTGGCGGTGCCCGCCGCTACGAGGCGACGACGCAGGACTGA
- a CDS encoding SRPBCC family protein: MPVTSVHTDPEALTTTLVADFPVPVERLWGAFTDPRQLERFWGPPSFPATFSEFDLRPGGRARYDMTGPDGETYRSVWLVHTVEEPVRLTFDDLFATEDGEVDPTQPTSTSVLDFESTDTGSRVRITTTFPDAGALETLLAMGMEQGYTEAFGQLDRVLADLREYALGKGVVTEVLDDTHVRFTRAFEAPRHVLWRAHTEPELVRRWLLGPDGWEMTVCENDLRPGGRYRQAWAPVGDTEGEPFGFEGENTLVQPEHRLVSTEAMTGAPYPPNTNDLTLDEVDGATLLTLLVTYPSVEQRDAILATGMTDGMEASYQRLEREVLATA; the protein is encoded by the coding sequence ATGCCCGTGACCAGCGTCCACACCGACCCGGAAGCCCTGACGACCACGCTCGTCGCGGACTTCCCCGTCCCGGTCGAACGACTCTGGGGAGCGTTCACCGACCCCCGGCAGCTCGAACGGTTCTGGGGCCCGCCGAGCTTCCCCGCCACGTTCTCGGAGTTCGACCTCCGTCCCGGCGGCCGCGCCCGCTACGACATGACCGGTCCGGACGGCGAGACCTACCGGTCCGTGTGGCTCGTGCACACCGTGGAGGAACCGGTCCGTCTGACGTTCGACGACCTGTTCGCCACCGAGGACGGTGAGGTCGACCCCACGCAGCCGACGAGCACGAGTGTCCTGGACTTCGAGTCGACCGACACCGGCTCCCGCGTGCGGATCACCACGACGTTCCCGGACGCCGGAGCCCTCGAGACCCTCCTCGCGATGGGCATGGAGCAGGGCTACACCGAGGCGTTCGGGCAGCTCGACCGGGTGCTCGCGGACCTCCGGGAGTACGCGCTCGGGAAGGGCGTCGTCACCGAGGTCCTCGACGACACCCACGTCCGCTTCACCCGCGCGTTCGAGGCCCCGCGACACGTGCTCTGGCGCGCGCACACCGAGCCGGAGCTCGTGCGCCGGTGGCTGCTCGGCCCGGACGGCTGGGAGATGACGGTCTGCGAGAACGACCTCCGGCCGGGCGGACGGTACCGGCAGGCCTGGGCGCCCGTCGGGGACACCGAGGGCGAGCCGTTCGGTTTCGAGGGTGAGAACACCCTCGTCCAGCCCGAGCACCGTCTGGTCAGCACCGAGGCGATGACCGGGGCTCCGTACCCGCCGAACACGAACGACCTCACGCTCGACGAGGTGGACGGCGCGACGCTCCTGACCCTGCTCGTCACCTACCCGAGCGTCGAGCAGCGGGACGCGATCCTCGCGACCGGCATGACCGACGGCATGGAGGCGAGCTACCAGCGTCTGGAGCGCGAGGTGCTCGCGACGGCGTGA
- a CDS encoding metalloregulator ArsR/SmtB family transcription factor translates to MVVRPELTDAEVDRVFHALADATRRDIVRRTLADGVTVSVLAAAYDMSFAAVQKHVTVLEGAGLVTKEPRGRVRIVRADPEQLDRVRGLLEEYGRLWHGRIDRLDTLLASDDER, encoded by the coding sequence ATGGTTGTACGACCCGAACTCACCGACGCCGAGGTCGACCGCGTGTTCCACGCGCTCGCCGACGCCACGAGACGGGACATCGTGCGGCGGACCCTCGCCGACGGTGTCACGGTCTCGGTCCTCGCAGCGGCCTACGACATGTCGTTCGCCGCCGTGCAGAAACACGTCACCGTCCTCGAGGGAGCAGGACTCGTGACCAAGGAACCCCGCGGGCGCGTCCGCATCGTGCGCGCCGACCCCGAGCAGCTCGACCGTGTGCGCGGCCTGCTCGAGGAGTACGGCCGGCTCTGGCACGGCCGCATCGACCGACTCGACACCCTGCTGGCGAGCGACGACGAGCGCTGA